A section of the Elizabethkingia anophelis R26 genome encodes:
- a CDS encoding SIR2 family protein, translating into MTEELLSLIQKWINNVPTIILGSGASVPYKIPGMFDLGTYIKQNCEFDEGADKTAFNAFVDKFNETEDLETSLLEIKVTINVVNTIVSKTWECINNADLDAYDKILASEYKLPLEDLLSHLIKTSDRKVSVITTNYDRIVEYASSKINAYINNTFTQNYIGKSTTSISRILPANLHGYSGIVEILKVHGSLDWFKSQEDIKYQFPLRKTIPNGFIPSIVTPGVSKYEETHMEPYRTIFSKADSVIESSKSFFCVGYGFNDSHFQPKLIDQIRNGKPIIVLARTLTDKTKQSIIDNNCRNYFLLERTGENLTRIYSSRLEKPIIEESNIWSFDEFVNYVIK; encoded by the coding sequence ATGACTGAAGAATTACTCTCACTTATTCAAAAATGGATAAATAATGTACCTACTATAATTTTAGGAAGTGGAGCTTCTGTTCCATATAAAATTCCTGGAATGTTTGATTTAGGAACTTATATAAAACAAAATTGTGAATTTGACGAAGGTGCAGACAAAACAGCATTTAACGCATTTGTTGACAAATTCAATGAAACCGAAGATTTAGAAACTAGTTTATTAGAAATAAAAGTTACTATAAATGTTGTAAATACCATTGTTTCTAAAACATGGGAATGTATTAATAATGCAGACCTTGATGCATATGATAAAATTTTAGCTTCTGAATATAAGCTACCACTAGAGGATTTACTTTCACATTTAATTAAAACATCTGATCGAAAAGTTTCAGTTATTACAACAAATTATGACAGAATTGTAGAATATGCTTCTAGTAAGATTAATGCATACATAAACAATACTTTTACTCAAAATTATATTGGAAAATCAACTACAAGTATTTCAAGAATATTACCAGCTAATTTACATGGCTATTCCGGAATTGTAGAAATTTTAAAAGTGCATGGTTCGTTAGATTGGTTTAAATCACAAGAAGACATTAAATATCAATTTCCTTTAAGAAAAACTATTCCTAATGGTTTTATTCCTTCTATAGTAACACCTGGTGTATCAAAATACGAAGAAACACATATGGAACCATATCGCACAATTTTCTCAAAAGCAGATTCAGTTATAGAGTCATCAAAAAGTTTCTTTTGTGTCGGATATGGTTTTAATGACAGCCATTTTCAACCTAAATTAATAGACCAAATTAGAAATGGTAAACCGATTATTGTTTTGGCAAGAACTTTAACAGATAAAACAAAGCAATCTATAATAGATAATAATTGCAGAAATTACTTTCTTTTGGAAAGAACTGGAGAAAATCTAACAAGAATATATTCATCAAGATTAGAAAAACCAATTATTGAAGAATCTAATATTTGGTCTTTTGATGAATTTGTAAACTATGTAATAAAATAA
- a CDS encoding LPO_1073/Vpar_1526 family protein: MEPLSMLAMGAAVGGAAGKFVEKAWDSGEKWIQTFFKDHKEIAQQKATENTIDFLNELAKKVKHLEESRQISQEKINSAQDHPDFSALLQKALLASAQTENKDKHVILARLVSERLKSEPESIFALCSKIACDSISYATINQLMILGLAVNFYGIRPNPYPPAHINSVNYQEWFDNWLIARLKPYQNIIFRPIDLGHLESLSCLRMNTFMGRNLNQQFQKDHLIYDFGKMKDVTLRLSMEFFWKSGLQMIDITTVGQIIGVSVSDLLTNTTTDFDGWE, encoded by the coding sequence ATGGAACCATTATCGATGCTTGCGATGGGAGCTGCCGTAGGAGGAGCTGCTGGAAAGTTTGTAGAAAAAGCTTGGGATTCTGGAGAAAAATGGATTCAAACTTTTTTTAAAGATCATAAAGAAATTGCTCAACAAAAGGCAACTGAAAATACAATAGACTTTTTAAATGAACTAGCTAAAAAGGTAAAGCATCTTGAAGAGTCTAGACAAATTTCGCAAGAAAAAATTAATTCTGCACAAGATCATCCAGATTTTTCTGCTTTACTGCAAAAAGCCCTACTAGCATCTGCTCAGACTGAGAATAAAGATAAACACGTTATTTTGGCTAGGCTAGTTTCTGAAAGATTAAAGAGTGAACCTGAGTCTATATTTGCACTATGCTCAAAAATTGCGTGTGATTCCATATCGTACGCAACTATAAATCAACTAATGATCTTAGGCTTAGCAGTTAATTTTTATGGAATTCGTCCAAATCCATATCCACCTGCTCATATTAATAGTGTAAATTATCAAGAATGGTTTGATAATTGGCTGATTGCAAGATTAAAACCTTATCAAAATATAATTTTTAGACCTATTGATCTTGGGCACTTGGAGTCTCTGTCCTGCTTAAGAATGAATACATTTATGGGACGTAATTTAAATCAGCAGTTTCAAAAGGATCATCTTATTTATGATTTTGGAAAAATGAAAGATGTTACTCTTAGATTATCTATGGAATTTTTTTGGAAATCTGGATTACAAATGATTGATATTACAACAGTCGGGCAAATTATAGGAGTGTCTGTATCGGATTTATTGACTAATACGACTACTGATTTTGATGGGTGGGAGTAA
- a CDS encoding antirestriction protein ArdA — MANLLNCLDTVSIYVGTYRKYNEGSLFGKWLNLSDYSDYNELMEAMKDLHKDEEDPEFMFQDYECSPFFVNLKLISESYLSRDIYEIADQINTSGLEVEVVEAYLDCIGYYSKDLDELLERISDSYYGEYDSDEDFAQHILEEDGTIPENLPSVLYIDWEMTAKHIMYDYSASNGYYFRN; from the coding sequence ATGGCAAATTTATTAAATTGTCTTGACACTGTCAGTATCTATGTCGGAACTTATCGAAAATACAACGAAGGAAGCCTGTTCGGCAAGTGGCTTAATCTTTCTGATTATTCGGATTATAATGAGCTAATGGAAGCTATGAAAGACCTGCACAAAGATGAGGAAGATCCAGAGTTTATGTTTCAAGATTATGAATGCAGTCCTTTTTTTGTCAATTTAAAATTGATCAGCGAAAGCTACCTGTCTAGGGACATATATGAGATTGCTGACCAAATTAACACTTCCGGTCTAGAAGTTGAGGTTGTCGAAGCTTATTTAGACTGTATAGGCTATTATAGCAAAGACCTTGATGAGCTTTTAGAACGAATTTCAGATTCTTATTACGGTGAATACGATTCAGATGAAGACTTTGCACAACATATTTTAGAAGAAGACGGTACAATCCCTGAAAATCTTCCTTCTGTTCTGTATATTGATTGGGAAATGACTGCTAAACACATTATGTATGATTATTCAGCTTCTAATGGTTATTATTTCAGGAATTAA
- a CDS encoding PIN domain-containing protein, with amino-acid sequence MVHIFFDCNIFLHYKHFEQINFNTILNSKDEYKLILAPVVVAELDKHKYNSNTKIARRAKKILPVLEDKIKSGEVGYIRNQIKPETLELNNLNKLEQDDLIIASILEYKNELPETQVVYISNDTGARLKSDALGIKCLKLPDEYLLDNEVDPTEKENQKLQRELNALKNLQPKIDLSFIDNKSFFIRKANKAIPDLDSFLDVALENEYNKLPKLVSNVKSTGTKLQDILTNYAGLNKEQVEKYNSNLDNYFEAYKNYLIKLYEQKSYDRNILRLDLEISNRGTCPGTDVDVFLTFPKNIRIKSENHLKEVAWTKPKAPQKPINGFDVAYLINSYYSHGSHPFKTMERSSFTVKDSLINVHFNTIKHNQKYHLHPIFIEYDEIIEAEAFKIEYLITIGNLPNKIEGELNISFEKENI; translated from the coding sequence ATGGTACACATATTTTTTGACTGTAATATTTTTTTGCACTATAAACATTTTGAACAAATAAACTTCAATACTATATTGAACTCTAAGGATGAGTATAAGTTAATACTAGCTCCAGTTGTTGTTGCTGAATTGGATAAACATAAGTATAATTCAAATACAAAAATAGCTAGACGCGCAAAGAAAATACTTCCCGTATTAGAGGATAAAATAAAGAGTGGAGAAGTGGGATATATCAGGAACCAGATAAAACCTGAGACTTTGGAGTTGAATAATCTTAATAAATTAGAACAAGATGATCTCATTATAGCTTCAATACTTGAATACAAGAATGAATTACCTGAGACACAGGTAGTCTATATTTCTAATGATACAGGAGCTAGATTAAAATCTGATGCATTAGGAATAAAATGTTTAAAGCTACCAGATGAATATCTTTTAGATAATGAAGTTGACCCTACTGAAAAGGAAAACCAGAAATTACAAAGGGAGCTAAATGCACTGAAGAATTTACAGCCTAAAATAGATCTTTCATTCATAGATAATAAGAGTTTTTTTATCCGTAAAGCAAATAAGGCTATACCAGATTTAGACTCTTTTCTTGATGTGGCACTTGAAAATGAATATAATAAATTACCTAAATTAGTGAGTAATGTGAAATCTACAGGCACTAAATTACAAGATATATTGACTAATTATGCAGGACTTAACAAAGAGCAGGTAGAGAAATATAATTCTAATTTAGATAATTATTTTGAGGCATATAAGAATTATTTAATTAAGCTGTATGAACAAAAATCTTATGATAGAAATATTTTAAGATTAGACTTAGAAATTAGTAACAGAGGGACTTGCCCTGGAACAGATGTTGATGTGTTTTTAACTTTCCCAAAAAACATAAGAATTAAAAGTGAAAATCATTTAAAGGAAGTTGCTTGGACAAAACCTAAGGCTCCTCAAAAGCCTATTAACGGATTTGATGTGGCTTACTTAATAAATAGTTATTATTCACATGGCTCCCACCCCTTCAAAACCATGGAACGCTCATCTTTTACTGTTAAAGATTCTCTTATCAATGTTCATTTTAATACAATAAAACATAATCAGAAATATCATTTGCATCCAATATTTATTGAGTATGATGAGATTATAGAGGCAGAAGCATTCAAAATAGAATACTTGATTACTATAGGTAACCTGCCTAATAAAATAGAGGGAGAGTTAAATATATCTTTCGAGAAAGAGAACATATAA
- a CDS encoding site-specific integrase has product MLIKYNAQFLLDKEKDNPTAKLRFRVKWNGNIVAFNVGYRVEIEKWSTDTQRCKINTSHGEKKVAANVINRKIQQYESACENIFSKFILNNKVPEADEFRNSFNTEIGKVSKVVNVHGFFDVFDTFAYEESVINQWTPATHTKIQTLKNHLLNFDANLAFEDLTEQKLTDFQFYLQNDLNFKNTTILKQIAFFKWFLKWAKKKGYNQNIAFEIFKPKLKTTQKKVIFLTWSELTQLREYEIPQPKQYLERVRDVFLFQCFTGLRYSDVFNLKRSDIKENHIEITTVKTSDSLVIELNKFSKAILEKYKNVHFEGDKVLPVITNQKTNDFLKELAELAGIDEPVRETYYRGNQRIDEVTPKYALLGTHAGRRTFICNSLSLGIPPQVVMKWTGHSDYKAMKPYIDIADEIKVNAMDKFNQL; this is encoded by the coding sequence ATGTTAATTAAGTACAATGCTCAATTTCTTTTAGATAAAGAGAAAGATAATCCAACAGCGAAGCTTAGATTTCGAGTTAAATGGAATGGAAATATTGTTGCATTTAATGTAGGATATAGAGTAGAAATAGAAAAGTGGAGTACAGATACTCAACGTTGTAAAATTAATACGAGTCATGGTGAAAAGAAAGTTGCTGCTAATGTAATTAATCGGAAGATACAACAATATGAATCTGCTTGTGAAAATATTTTTTCTAAATTTATTTTGAATAATAAAGTTCCAGAAGCAGATGAATTTAGAAATTCGTTTAATACTGAAATAGGAAAAGTTTCCAAAGTTGTAAATGTTCACGGCTTTTTTGATGTTTTTGATACTTTTGCATATGAAGAGTCGGTTATTAATCAATGGACTCCAGCAACACATACAAAAATTCAAACATTAAAGAATCATCTGTTAAATTTTGATGCTAATTTGGCTTTTGAAGATTTAACTGAACAAAAACTTACAGACTTTCAATTTTATCTCCAAAATGATTTAAATTTTAAGAATACTACTATTTTAAAACAAATTGCATTTTTTAAATGGTTTTTAAAATGGGCAAAGAAAAAAGGTTACAATCAGAATATAGCTTTTGAGATATTTAAACCTAAACTCAAAACAACTCAAAAGAAAGTAATCTTTCTTACCTGGTCTGAACTAACCCAATTAAGAGAATATGAAATTCCACAGCCAAAACAATACCTTGAAAGAGTTCGTGATGTATTTCTGTTTCAATGTTTCACTGGTCTTAGGTATTCTGATGTGTTTAATTTAAAACGAAGTGATATCAAAGAGAATCATATTGAAATAACAACTGTAAAAACTTCTGATAGTCTTGTTATAGAATTGAACAAATTTAGTAAAGCCATTCTTGAAAAGTATAAAAATGTTCATTTTGAAGGTGATAAGGTTCTTCCGGTAATTACCAATCAAAAGACCAATGATTTTTTAAAGGAATTGGCAGAACTAGCCGGAATAGATGAACCTGTAAGAGAAACATATTACAGGGGCAATCAACGTATTGATGAAGTTACTCCTAAATATGCGTTATTAGGTACACATGCCGGGAGAAGAACTTTTATTTGTAATTCACTTTCATTAGGAATTCCACCACAAGTCGTAATGAAATGGACAGGACATAGTGACTATAAAGCTATGAAACCTTATATAGATATTGCAGATGAAATTAAAGTTAATGCAATGGATAAATTTAACCAATTGTAA
- a CDS encoding ATP-binding protein, whose amino-acid sequence MSIFNFEDNSDIGTVFSVDTATIIVKVDNIENLRKLQVNHLLAVESSKAGQLLIGIINKITRKISDEEVSSEDGLNIALLTENIVKVNLIGTFFDKVGSKHNVFKRTLDSVPEIDAKCFQIIGENITNFMKAITTSSEIKTPLSIGKYSIDEEAEAFLDGDKLFQRHAVIVGSTGSGKSWCVAKIIEQIATLPMANTILFDIHGEYSSDDFDVEGIQRFKIANPSDLTKENKLSNGILMIPYWLLTYEEMLAMLLDRSDSNAPNQAMIFSKTVFEEKLTFLDSIRDETFKGNITIDSPIPYKISNVLRIISELDTEMVAGARAEKQGPYFGKLTRFVQRLEAKAQDKRLGFLFQITDEENHIDWIYEFCEALMHGSKCQSQNSGVKIIDFSEVPSDVLPLVIGLISRLIFSVQQWTNKENRHPIALFCDEAHLYIPERTNQDSASELGLKNFERIAKEGRKYGVNLTVISQRPSEVNRTVLSQCNNFISLRLSNADDQAVIKKLLPDNLAGLTDSLPILDIGEALVVGDASLLPTRINISEPRIKPQSATINFWQEWSTEDEKQSIKML is encoded by the coding sequence ATGAGCATATTTAATTTTGAAGATAACTCAGATATTGGAACTGTTTTTAGTGTAGATACAGCAACAATTATCGTTAAAGTTGATAACATTGAAAATCTAAGAAAATTACAAGTTAACCATTTATTAGCGGTTGAAAGTTCTAAAGCTGGTCAATTATTAATTGGTATTATCAATAAAATAACTAGAAAAATTTCAGATGAAGAAGTTTCATCTGAAGATGGTTTGAATATAGCTTTACTTACAGAAAACATTGTAAAGGTTAACCTGATAGGAACTTTCTTTGACAAAGTTGGAAGTAAGCATAATGTTTTTAAAAGGACTTTAGATTCTGTTCCAGAAATTGATGCCAAATGTTTTCAAATAATTGGTGAAAACATTACCAATTTTATGAAAGCAATTACTACAAGTTCTGAAATTAAAACTCCATTATCAATAGGAAAATATTCTATTGACGAAGAAGCGGAAGCGTTTCTTGATGGTGATAAATTATTTCAACGCCATGCTGTAATTGTAGGAAGTACTGGTTCTGGTAAATCGTGGTGTGTAGCAAAAATCATCGAACAAATTGCAACTTTGCCAATGGCAAATACAATCCTTTTCGATATTCATGGAGAGTATAGTTCCGATGATTTTGATGTTGAAGGAATCCAAAGATTTAAAATTGCTAATCCTTCAGACTTAACTAAAGAGAATAAACTTTCTAATGGTATTCTAATGATACCATATTGGCTATTAACATATGAAGAAATGTTAGCAATGTTATTAGACCGAAGTGATAGTAATGCCCCTAATCAGGCAATGATTTTCTCAAAGACTGTATTTGAAGAAAAGTTGACTTTTCTAGATTCTATTAGAGATGAAACATTTAAAGGAAATATTACAATAGATAGTCCTATTCCATATAAAATTTCAAATGTTTTAAGAATTATATCTGAACTAGACACAGAAATGGTTGCTGGTGCACGTGCAGAAAAGCAGGGACCATATTTTGGTAAACTTACTAGGTTTGTACAAAGACTTGAAGCTAAGGCACAAGATAAACGGCTTGGTTTTTTATTTCAAATAACAGATGAAGAAAATCATATTGATTGGATATACGAATTTTGCGAAGCTTTAATGCACGGTTCAAAATGTCAAAGTCAAAATTCAGGAGTTAAAATCATTGATTTTTCAGAAGTTCCATCTGACGTACTTCCTTTAGTTATAGGTCTAATCTCTAGATTAATATTCTCAGTTCAACAATGGACAAATAAAGAAAATCGACACCCGATTGCATTATTTTGCGATGAGGCACATTTATATATACCAGAACGAACTAATCAAGATTCAGCCTCAGAACTTGGTTTGAAAAACTTTGAGAGAATTGCAAAAGAAGGTAGAAAATATGGAGTGAATTTAACTGTTATAAGTCAAAGACCATCTGAAGTAAATAGAACTGTTTTAAGTCAATGCAATAACTTTATTTCATTACGTTTATCGAATGCAGACGACCAAGCAGTCATTAAAAAATTACTTCCTGATAATCTTGCTGGATTAACAGATTCTTTACCTATTCTTGATATTGGTGAAGCTTTAGTTGTAGGTGACGCTTCATTATTACCTACACGTATTAATATCTCTGAGCCTAGAATAAAACCACAAAGTGCAACAATTAATTTTTGGCAAGAGTGGTCTACAGAGGATGAAAAACAAAGTATAAAAATGCTGTAA
- a CDS encoding GLPGLI family protein codes for MKKNILILILYFICNSLFSQSIQAVIEVNYETKITKDSLNKLSSDVFNYTLLANKNSSYYFNRDEKEYFDILSGKALLNPSNSIKTNMGTYPKPPTTKGSVYNDGTIIFTSMPLSKYYFVYPQPHLKWEILDKTKKISTYSCKLAKTTTENGDVFYAWFTDDIPISDGPFRFKGLTGMILEVYNAHKTIDISMISIKMSNEEIQPISYLKTVKLKDKKEYITARNNYIEDPAIYNGNMKLLDSQGNDKTYTIKDKLKRINVFLD; via the coding sequence ATGAAAAAAAATATATTAATTCTAATTTTGTACTTTATTTGCAATAGTCTTTTTTCGCAAAGTATACAAGCTGTTATTGAGGTTAATTATGAAACGAAAATAACTAAAGATAGCCTTAATAAGCTATCTTCTGATGTTTTTAATTATACTTTATTAGCTAATAAAAATTCTTCTTATTATTTTAATAGAGACGAAAAGGAATATTTTGATATTCTTTCAGGAAAAGCTTTATTAAATCCTTCAAATTCAATTAAGACTAATATGGGTACATATCCTAAGCCTCCGACAACAAAAGGTAGTGTTTACAATGATGGTACAATAATTTTTACATCAATGCCTCTAAGCAAATATTATTTTGTATACCCTCAACCACATTTAAAATGGGAGATATTAGATAAGACAAAAAAAATTAGTACTTATTCTTGCAAATTGGCTAAAACAACGACTGAAAATGGAGATGTTTTTTATGCATGGTTTACTGATGATATTCCAATTTCTGACGGTCCTTTCAGATTTAAAGGGTTAACAGGAATGATATTAGAGGTTTATAATGCTCATAAAACTATTGATATTTCAATGATTAGTATTAAAATGAGCAATGAAGAAATTCAGCCTATCTCATATTTAAAAACAGTAAAATTAAAAGATAAAAAAGAATACATTACTGCGAGAAATAATTATATAGAAGATCCGGCTATATATAATGGAAATATGAAATTGTTAGATTCACAAGGCAATGATAAAACATATACTATTAAAGATAAATTGAAAAGGATTAACGTCTTTTTAGATTAA